A window of Sphingobium herbicidovorans contains these coding sequences:
- the rplM gene encoding 50S ribosomal protein L13, with protein sequence MKALMKTTKPATPATVEKKWVLIDAEGLVVGRLASTVANILRGKHKPSFTPHVDCGDNVIIINAGKVKFTGKKLTDKVYYKHTGYAGGIKETTPAKILEGRFPERVLEKAVERMIPRGPLGRQQMRNLRIFAGAEHPHEAQNPEVLDFASRNRKNKVGA encoded by the coding sequence ATGAAGGCGCTGATGAAGACCACCAAGCCGGCAACCCCGGCAACGGTCGAAAAGAAGTGGGTCCTGATCGACGCGGAAGGTCTCGTCGTCGGCCGCCTCGCTTCGACCGTCGCAAACATCCTGCGCGGCAAGCACAAGCCGTCCTTCACCCCGCACGTCGATTGTGGTGACAATGTCATCATCATCAACGCTGGCAAGGTGAAGTTCACCGGCAAGAAGCTGACCGACAAGGTTTACTACAAGCACACCGGCTATGCCGGCGGCATCAAGGAAACCACGCCTGCCAAGATCCTGGAAGGCCGTTTCCCTGAGCGCGTCCTGGAAAAGGCCGTTGAGCGCATGATTCCCCGCGGTCCGCTTGGCCGCCAGCAGATGCGCAACCTGCGCATCTTCGCCGGCGCCGAACATCCGCACGAAGCGCAGAACCCCGAAGTGCTCGATTTCGCGTCGCGCAACCGCAAGAACAAGGTGGGTGCATAA
- a CDS encoding ribonuclease HII has protein sequence MPDFAHELLHHPGLVAGVDEAGRGPLAGPVVAAAVILRQEDCPDGLNDSKQLTAARRAVLEGEIKARALCWGIGVASVEEIDSINILWATMLAMTRAMGALSHDCAHVLVDGNRCPQWRWTSTAVVEGDAKCLSIAAASILAKEARDRMMVEAAAAHPHYGWETNKGYGSPRHLAALREHGPTPLHRRSFAPVAQLVLL, from the coding sequence ATGCCTGATTTCGCGCATGAGCTTTTGCATCATCCCGGTCTCGTTGCCGGGGTCGATGAGGCGGGCAGGGGGCCGCTGGCCGGGCCGGTTGTGGCTGCCGCCGTCATCCTGCGGCAGGAAGATTGCCCGGACGGCCTCAACGACAGCAAGCAATTGACCGCCGCCCGCCGCGCCGTGCTGGAGGGAGAGATAAAGGCGCGCGCCCTCTGTTGGGGCATAGGCGTGGCGTCGGTTGAGGAAATAGACAGCATCAACATCCTCTGGGCAACCATGCTGGCGATGACGCGGGCGATGGGGGCGTTGAGCCATGATTGCGCGCATGTTCTGGTCGATGGCAATCGCTGTCCGCAGTGGCGCTGGACATCGACCGCTGTCGTGGAAGGGGACGCCAAATGCCTTTCCATCGCCGCCGCGTCGATACTGGCGAAGGAGGCGCGCGACCGGATGATGGTGGAGGCGGCGGCCGCGCACCCCCATTATGGATGGGAAACGAACAAGGGCTATGGCAGCCCGCGGCATCTCGCGGCGCTGCGCGAACATGGGCCGACACCGCTTCACCGCCGCAGCTTTGCGCCCGTCGCTCAATTGGTGCTGTTGTAG
- the rpsI gene encoding 30S ribosomal protein S9, which yields MSDNRQSLSDLASLTTNAPAPAAAAAADNVAADAPIAPVQPSAPLREQEIDSLGRAYATGRRKDAVARVWVKPGTGKITVNGRDQEIYFARPTLRLVINQPFGVTEREGQYDVIATVKGGGLSGQAGAVKHGIAQALSKYEPALRSAVKAEGFLTRDSRVVERKKYGKAKARRSFQFSKR from the coding sequence ATGTCCGATAACCGCCAGTCCCTGTCCGACCTCGCGTCGCTGACCACCAACGCTCCGGCCCCTGCTGCTGCGGCTGCTGCCGACAATGTTGCTGCCGACGCGCCTATCGCACCCGTTCAGCCGTCCGCTCCCCTGCGTGAGCAGGAAATCGACAGCCTCGGCCGCGCCTATGCTACCGGCCGCCGCAAGGATGCCGTCGCTCGCGTCTGGGTAAAGCCCGGCACCGGCAAGATCACGGTCAACGGCCGCGATCAGGAAATCTATTTCGCCCGTCCGACGCTGCGTCTGGTTATCAACCAGCCCTTCGGCGTTACCGAACGCGAAGGCCAGTATGACGTGATCGCTACCGTCAAGGGCGGCGGTCTTTCGGGTCAGGCCGGCGCGGTCAAGCATGGCATCGCCCAGGCGCTGTCGAAGTACGAGCCTGCGTTGCGCAGCGCGGTCAAGGCCGAAGGCTTCCTGACCCGCGACAGCCGCGTCGTTGAACGTAAGAAGTACGGCAAGGCCAAGGCCCGCCGCAGCTTCCAGTTCTCGAAGCGCTAA
- a CDS encoding COX15/CtaA family protein: protein MTAIALRRPAMAAPRPVSIARWLLVVAALVFGMVVVGGITRLTESGLSITQWKPITGAIPPLTHDQWMDAFRLYQQIPEYQQLRQGMTLSEFQFIFFWEWVHRLLGRLIGVAFALPLLWFAWRRAIPAGYGPRLVALLALGGLQGAIGWWMVTSGLSVRTDVSHYRLAVHLLTALFIIGGLIWTALDLLALARDRSARPAALRPFALVVLLALFVQLLFGAFTAGLDAGYVSSTWPLMNDHLVPQGIEWLGSLWATISGDPYLVHFIHRWWAWAAAAALILLARRAKGAGARGASIAINASVGTQIALGIATVVTGIALPLAVLHQAVGALVVASAAWGAHVVGMRGSAVS, encoded by the coding sequence ATGACCGCAATCGCCCTTCGCCGCCCGGCCATGGCCGCTCCCCGACCTGTGTCCATTGCCCGCTGGCTGCTGGTGGTCGCGGCGCTGGTTTTCGGCATGGTGGTGGTGGGCGGCATCACGCGGCTGACCGAATCGGGTCTTTCGATCACCCAGTGGAAACCGATTACCGGGGCCATTCCGCCGCTGACCCATGACCAGTGGATGGACGCGTTCCGCCTGTATCAGCAGATCCCCGAATATCAGCAGTTGCGACAGGGCATGACGCTCTCCGAATTCCAGTTCATCTTCTTCTGGGAATGGGTCCATCGGCTGCTTGGCCGCCTGATCGGCGTCGCTTTCGCGCTGCCCCTGTTGTGGTTCGCCTGGCGCCGGGCGATCCCCGCAGGCTATGGCCCGCGCCTCGTCGCGTTGCTCGCGCTGGGCGGGCTTCAGGGCGCGATCGGCTGGTGGATGGTGACGTCCGGCCTGTCGGTCCGCACCGATGTCAGCCATTACCGGCTTGCGGTTCATCTGCTGACGGCGCTCTTCATCATCGGTGGCCTCATCTGGACGGCGCTTGATCTTCTGGCACTGGCGCGGGACCGGTCCGCCCGCCCTGCGGCCCTGCGGCCCTTCGCGCTGGTCGTTCTGCTGGCGCTGTTCGTCCAGCTCCTGTTCGGCGCTTTTACCGCCGGGCTTGATGCGGGCTATGTTTCCAGCACCTGGCCGCTGATGAACGACCATCTCGTGCCCCAGGGGATCGAATGGCTGGGGTCGCTCTGGGCCACCATCTCCGGCGATCCCTATCTTGTCCATTTCATCCATCGCTGGTGGGCCTGGGCCGCCGCCGCCGCGCTCATCCTGCTCGCGCGCCGGGCGAAGGGGGCAGGGGCGCGCGGCGCTTCTATCGCGATCAACGCTTCGGTCGGCACGCAGATCGCGCTCGGCATCGCCACCGTCGTTACCGGCATCGCCCTGCCTCTGGCCGTGCTGCACCAGGCGGTGGGCGCGCTGGTGGTCGCTTCGGCCGCCTGGGGCGCGCACGTCGTGGGGATGCGCGGATCCGCCGTTTCCTGA
- a CDS encoding CsbD family protein yields the protein MGELTDKVKAAGNKMAGAAKENVGRNKGDADLVAEGKAQKAKGAAQDVKGSIKGALGDDI from the coding sequence ATGGGTGAACTGACCGACAAGGTAAAAGCAGCTGGAAACAAGATGGCCGGTGCAGCCAAAGAAAACGTGGGCCGCAACAAGGGCGACGCCGATCTGGTCGCGGAAGGCAAGGCGCAGAAGGCCAAGGGCGCTGCGCAGGACGTCAAGGGCTCGATCAAGGGCGCACTTGGCGACGATATCTGA
- a CDS encoding L,D-transpeptidase family protein: MRFLPALALLGICTLPSWTPSFAAQPGVVDGESLTPGGYRWLEDGPFSGPLYLIISIERQMIHVYNGDRLVGMASVSTGARGHRTPTGEFAILQKREWHRSNLYSNAPMPFMQRLTWDGIALHAGHNPGYPASHGCIRLPHAFARKLFALTRLGTLVRVNADDLGPALMLDTLVLNDPGTAVVTFTPGAQPPAMRTAPVELATRDTPTLAIDPSVFRPRLRW, translated from the coding sequence ATGCGCTTTCTTCCAGCCCTCGCCCTGCTGGGTATTTGCACCCTGCCGTCCTGGACGCCATCTTTTGCCGCGCAACCGGGGGTAGTAGATGGCGAATCCCTGACTCCGGGCGGTTATCGCTGGCTCGAAGATGGGCCGTTCAGCGGGCCGCTCTACCTGATCATCAGCATCGAACGACAGATGATCCATGTCTATAATGGCGACCGCCTGGTGGGCATGGCCAGCGTATCGACCGGCGCTCGGGGGCACCGCACCCCGACAGGCGAGTTTGCCATCCTCCAGAAACGGGAATGGCACAGGTCGAACCTGTACAGCAACGCGCCCATGCCCTTCATGCAGCGGCTGACATGGGACGGCATCGCCCTGCATGCGGGGCATAATCCCGGCTATCCGGCGAGCCACGGCTGTATTCGCCTGCCTCATGCCTTTGCCCGCAAACTGTTCGCGCTCACCCGGTTGGGCACGCTGGTACGAGTGAATGCGGACGATCTTGGGCCGGCATTGATGCTCGACACGCTGGTGCTGAACGATCCCGGCACTGCCGTTGTGACGTTTACGCCCGGCGCACAGCCTCCCGCAATGCGGACGGCGCCGGTTGAACTCGCGACACGGGACACCCCGACGCTGGCCATCGATCCCAGCGTGTTTCGTCCGCGATTGCGGTGGTGA
- the thiD gene encoding bifunctional hydroxymethylpyrimidine kinase/phosphomethylpyrimidine kinase, whose amino-acid sequence MKPARILIIAGSDSGGGAGVQADIRTVTLLGGHAMTAITAVTAQNTLGVQGVHAVPAQMVVQQMDSVISDIGVDAVKIGMIGSAETAAAVADRLAGLENVPIVFDPVMVATSGSVLADEATIAAFERLMALATLVTPNIPELEALGGDGIAIRFATNVLAKGGHGDGTMLTDRLIGPKGVRKAWSNARIDTRHTHGTGCTLASAIATGLGQGYELIDAIERARKYVREALVLAPGLGQGHGPMGTPFGFHLHA is encoded by the coding sequence ATGAAGCCAGCACGCATCCTGATCATCGCCGGGTCGGACAGCGGCGGGGGGGCTGGCGTTCAGGCCGACATCCGGACTGTCACGCTGCTTGGCGGTCATGCGATGACCGCGATCACCGCCGTCACGGCCCAGAACACGCTGGGCGTTCAGGGCGTCCATGCCGTACCCGCGCAGATGGTGGTGCAGCAGATGGATAGCGTCATCAGCGATATTGGCGTCGATGCGGTGAAGATCGGCATGATCGGTTCGGCCGAAACCGCCGCTGCCGTCGCAGACCGTCTTGCCGGGTTGGAGAATGTGCCGATTGTTTTCGACCCCGTCATGGTCGCGACCAGCGGCTCCGTCCTCGCGGACGAGGCTACCATTGCCGCGTTCGAACGGCTGATGGCGCTCGCAACTCTGGTGACGCCCAATATCCCTGAGCTTGAAGCACTGGGCGGGGATGGCATCGCAATACGCTTCGCAACCAATGTGCTGGCCAAGGGCGGTCACGGCGACGGGACCATGCTGACAGACCGGCTGATCGGCCCGAAGGGCGTGCGCAAGGCGTGGAGCAACGCGCGGATCGATACGCGGCACACGCATGGCACGGGCTGCACCCTCGCCAGCGCCATCGCGACCGGGCTGGGGCAGGGATACGAGCTGATCGACGCCATTGAACGCGCACGCAAATATGTTCGGGAGGCGCTGGTTTTGGCGCCGGGGCTGGGGCAGGGCCACGGGCCGATGGGCACGCCGTTCGGATTTCACCTCCATGCCTGA
- the glmM gene encoding phosphoglucosamine mutase — MSRRYFGTDGIRGRTNQWPMTAELAMKVGMAAGKHFQRGSHRHRVVIGKDTRLSGYMVENALVAGFTAVGMDVVQFGPIPTPAVALLAHSMRADLGVMISASHNPYADNGIKLFGPDGYKLSDEDELKIEAMLEQDIALAASPDIGRARRVEDARGRYIHAVKSSFPADLRLDGLKIVVDCANGAAYQVAPSALWELGAEVIAIGVTPNGVNINDGCGSTSPLLCQETVVSSGADIGIALDGDADRLIVVDEKGQIVDGDQIMALIAGNFARDGLLRGGGLVATVMSNLGLERHLMGQGINLERTKVGDRYVLERMREGGFNVGGEQSGHMILSDYATTGDGTVAGLQVLAALVRAGKPASEVLHQFDPVPQLLKNVRFSGGKPLEHEDVKRVIAQAEAELNGCGRLVIRPSGTEPVIRVMAEGDREDQVKDVVERICDAVVRVAA; from the coding sequence ATGAGCAGGCGTTATTTCGGCACCGATGGTATCCGGGGCCGCACCAACCAGTGGCCGATGACGGCGGAACTGGCGATGAAGGTCGGCATGGCCGCTGGCAAGCATTTCCAGCGCGGCAGCCATCGCCATCGGGTAGTGATCGGCAAGGATACCCGCCTGTCGGGCTATATGGTCGAAAATGCCCTTGTCGCGGGCTTTACCGCGGTCGGCATGGATGTGGTCCAGTTCGGCCCGATCCCGACGCCTGCTGTGGCGCTGCTTGCGCATTCGATGCGCGCGGATCTGGGCGTCATGATCTCCGCCAGCCATAATCCCTATGCCGACAATGGCATCAAGCTGTTCGGCCCTGACGGCTACAAACTGTCCGACGAGGACGAGCTGAAGATAGAGGCGATGCTGGAGCAGGATATTGCGCTCGCCGCATCGCCCGACATTGGCCGCGCGCGCCGCGTGGAGGATGCGCGCGGTCGCTATATTCATGCCGTCAAGTCGAGCTTTCCGGCTGACCTGCGCCTAGATGGGCTGAAGATCGTCGTCGATTGCGCCAATGGCGCCGCCTATCAGGTCGCGCCTTCGGCCCTGTGGGAACTGGGCGCGGAGGTGATCGCGATCGGCGTCACGCCCAATGGCGTCAACATCAATGACGGGTGCGGATCGACCTCACCACTGCTCTGTCAGGAAACGGTCGTGTCATCGGGCGCAGACATCGGCATCGCGCTGGACGGCGACGCGGACCGGCTGATCGTCGTGGATGAAAAGGGGCAGATCGTCGATGGCGATCAGATCATGGCGCTGATCGCTGGCAATTTCGCGCGAGACGGGCTTCTGCGCGGCGGCGGACTGGTCGCGACCGTCATGTCTAACCTTGGTCTGGAACGCCACCTCATGGGGCAGGGCATCAACCTTGAGCGCACAAAGGTCGGCGACCGCTATGTGCTGGAGCGGATGCGGGAGGGCGGCTTCAATGTGGGCGGCGAACAATCCGGTCACATGATCCTGTCCGACTACGCAACGACCGGAGACGGCACGGTGGCGGGGTTACAGGTGCTGGCGGCGCTGGTCCGTGCGGGCAAGCCGGCGAGTGAAGTGCTGCATCAGTTCGATCCCGTGCCTCAACTGCTCAAAAATGTCCGTTTCTCTGGCGGTAAGCCGTTGGAGCATGAGGATGTGAAGCGCGTCATCGCGCAGGCGGAGGCTGAACTCAACGGATGCGGCCGTCTGGTCATCCGGCCGTCCGGGACCGAACCGGTGATCCGCGTCATGGCCGAAGGCGACCGCGAGGATCAGGTGAAGGATGTGGTCGAACGCATTTGCGATGCGGTGGTGAGGGTCGCTGCATGA
- a CDS encoding DUF1272 domain-containing protein — MLEMRPDCERCGMDLPADVPGAFICSFECTFCAPCAEALDDRCPNCGGELMDRPTRMGDVLARHPASTQRRHKA; from the coding sequence ATGCTTGAGATGCGTCCCGATTGCGAGCGTTGTGGGATGGACCTGCCCGCAGACGTGCCCGGCGCTTTCATCTGCTCTTTCGAATGCACCTTCTGCGCGCCCTGTGCCGAAGCGCTGGATGATCGCTGCCCCAATTGCGGCGGCGAGTTGATGGATCGTCCTACGCGCATGGGTGACGTGCTCGCCCGTCATCCCGCATCAACACAGCGCCGACACAAGGCATGA
- a CDS encoding protein-L-isoaspartate(D-aspartate) O-methyltransferase — protein MADLERLRQMMVKRQIAGRGIGGARLLAAMREVPRERFVPEELRALAYDDRPLPVEAGQTISQPYIVARMIEAAAIGPADRVLEIGVGSGYAAAVMSRVAAHVFAIDRVGELAALARGRMEQLGYDNVAIRTGDGTEGWPEQAPFDAILVAAGGPAVPQPLREQLAIGGRLVMPVGSASEQQLVRVIRTGEDSFELQKLEAVQFVPLIGAHGWRQDQAQ, from the coding sequence ATGGCGGACTTGGAGCGCCTGCGCCAGATGATGGTGAAGCGGCAGATCGCAGGCCGCGGCATTGGCGGCGCGCGCCTGCTCGCGGCGATGCGCGAAGTGCCCCGCGAACGCTTCGTGCCCGAAGAACTGCGGGCGTTGGCCTATGACGACAGGCCCCTGCCCGTCGAGGCCGGGCAGACCATATCGCAGCCCTATATCGTTGCGCGGATGATCGAGGCGGCGGCGATAGGCCCCGCCGACCGGGTGCTGGAGATCGGCGTCGGGTCCGGTTACGCCGCGGCGGTCATGAGCCGGGTGGCCGCGCATGTCTTTGCGATAGACCGCGTGGGCGAACTGGCTGCGCTGGCGCGCGGGCGGATGGAACAGCTTGGCTATGACAATGTGGCGATCCGCACCGGCGACGGGACGGAAGGCTGGCCGGAGCAGGCGCCTTTCGACGCGATACTGGTGGCCGCAGGCGGTCCCGCCGTGCCGCAGCCGCTGCGCGAACAGCTGGCGATTGGCGGGCGGCTGGTGATGCCGGTGGGGAGTGCAAGCGAACAGCAGCTGGTCCGCGTCATCCGTACCGGTGAGGATAGCTTTGAATTGCAGAAGCTGGAGGCTGTTCAGTTTGTACCGCTGATCGGCGCGCATGGATGGCGGCAGGATCAGGCGCAGTGA
- a CDS encoding hybrid sensor histidine kinase/response regulator, producing the protein MTALANGVAGLIAAQGPLGELTARIDDQSPLGPVESWTPALVSTVRLILSAKAEIVLFWGPDLCALYNEAYAPTIGDKHPVALGRPARENWAELWHDLEPLLLSVIQNGETVHAKDRPFYIERDGGRGEEVFFDISYSPVFEGDGSIGGALCIVNETTRRVRAEREMLAERTRLWTLARDPFLVADMNGVWLSASPAWTDILGWSEEELIGRTSKWMEHPDDAAHTQGEIEALKNGAPTLRFENRFRAKSGEYRTFSWTAVPDNDLIYCVARDVTEQRAHAKALADAEAALRQAQKMETLGQLTGGVAHDFNNLLQVVTGNLELLQRGLKDNERLRRVADNAMAGAERAAMLTQRLLAFSRRQPLTPERVDPNRLVSHMSDLLSRTLGERVEVETIQTARAWPVEIDINQMENALLNLAVNARDAMPDGGKLTIEVANTHIDDHYAAQEDDVAPGQYVLISMSDTGEGMDADTLSHAIEPFFTTKDVGRGTGLGLSMVYGFIKQSGGHIRVYSEVGHGTSVKIYLPRYHGPVVANDRDAPGEAPRQPPGGNHETVLVCEDDEKVRAYAVEVLTELGYRVVEASNGAAALDALEQAAPPVDLLFTDVVLPGGMTGADVAREASVRRPDLKILFATGYARNAIFHHGRLDPGVELLTKPFTYAELAGKVRDVLDRQVARQAG; encoded by the coding sequence ATGACGGCGCTGGCGAACGGCGTCGCCGGATTGATCGCCGCGCAGGGCCCGCTGGGCGAGCTGACGGCGCGCATCGACGATCAATCGCCGCTGGGTCCGGTGGAAAGCTGGACCCCGGCCCTGGTCTCGACGGTACGGCTGATCCTGTCTGCCAAGGCGGAGATCGTGCTGTTCTGGGGCCCGGACCTGTGCGCCCTCTATAATGAAGCCTATGCGCCGACGATCGGGGACAAGCATCCCGTCGCGCTTGGCCGCCCGGCGCGCGAAAACTGGGCGGAGCTATGGCACGATCTGGAACCGTTGCTGCTGTCCGTCATCCAGAATGGCGAGACCGTCCATGCCAAGGATCGGCCATTCTATATCGAGCGCGACGGTGGGCGCGGCGAAGAAGTGTTTTTCGACATCAGCTATTCACCCGTGTTCGAAGGCGACGGATCGATCGGCGGCGCGTTGTGCATCGTCAATGAAACCACCAGGCGCGTCAGGGCCGAACGCGAGATGCTGGCCGAGCGCACCCGTCTATGGACCTTGGCCCGCGATCCGTTTCTGGTCGCCGACATGAACGGCGTCTGGCTGTCGGCAAGTCCCGCCTGGACCGACATATTGGGATGGAGCGAAGAGGAGCTGATCGGCCGGACGTCCAAATGGATGGAGCATCCCGACGACGCGGCACATACGCAAGGCGAGATAGAAGCCCTGAAAAATGGCGCGCCAACGCTGCGCTTCGAAAACCGCTTTCGGGCCAAGAGCGGCGAGTATCGGACGTTCAGCTGGACAGCGGTGCCCGACAATGACCTGATTTACTGCGTGGCGAGGGACGTGACGGAGCAACGCGCCCATGCAAAGGCGCTGGCCGACGCGGAAGCGGCGCTGCGGCAAGCGCAGAAGATGGAGACGCTGGGCCAGCTGACCGGCGGCGTCGCCCATGATTTCAACAATCTGTTGCAGGTGGTGACGGGCAATCTGGAGCTGCTGCAACGCGGGCTGAAGGACAATGAACGGCTGCGCCGCGTAGCCGACAACGCAATGGCCGGGGCGGAGCGGGCGGCGATGCTGACTCAGCGGCTGCTGGCATTTTCCCGTCGCCAGCCTTTGACCCCGGAGCGCGTCGATCCCAACCGGCTGGTCAGCCACATGTCCGATCTGTTGTCCCGCACGCTGGGCGAGCGGGTCGAAGTCGAAACGATCCAGACCGCGCGTGCGTGGCCCGTGGAAATCGACATCAACCAGATGGAAAACGCCCTGCTGAACCTGGCGGTCAACGCGCGCGATGCGATGCCGGACGGGGGCAAGCTGACCATCGAAGTGGCCAACACGCATATTGACGACCATTATGCCGCGCAGGAAGATGATGTCGCGCCGGGCCAATATGTGCTGATCAGCATGTCCGACACCGGTGAGGGCATGGACGCCGACACGTTGAGCCACGCGATCGAACCCTTTTTCACCACCAAGGATGTGGGGCGGGGCACCGGGCTGGGCCTGTCGATGGTCTATGGCTTCATCAAGCAGTCCGGTGGACATATCCGGGTCTATTCAGAAGTCGGTCACGGGACGAGCGTCAAGATATACCTGCCCCGCTATCATGGCCCCGTCGTCGCCAATGACCGGGATGCACCGGGGGAAGCCCCGCGCCAGCCCCCCGGCGGCAACCATGAAACGGTGCTGGTATGCGAGGATGACGAAAAGGTGCGGGCCTATGCCGTGGAGGTGCTGACCGAACTGGGTTATCGCGTTGTCGAAGCCAGCAACGGCGCCGCCGCGCTGGACGCGCTGGAGCAGGCGGCGCCTCCGGTCGATCTGCTGTTCACCGACGTCGTGCTGCCGGGCGGAATGACAGGCGCGGATGTCGCGCGAGAGGCATCGGTGCGCCGGCCCGATTTGAAGATATTGTTCGCGACGGGCTATGCGCGGAACGCCATTTTCCACCATGGCCGGCTGGATCCGGGCGTTGAACTGCTGACCAAGCCTTTCACCTATGCCGAGTTGGCGGGCAAGGTGCGGGACGTGCTGGACCGGCAGGTCGCGCGGCAGGCCGGGTAG